The genomic region TCGGGTGTTGAGCAAAATGTATGAAAACTCCGAAATTTTACTCGAAGACATCAAAGATCAGGTGGAAATGAAAAAACAGGAGCGCAGCATGATACGCGCCAGCCACTCTGCCATGAAATCAGCCATCAATATTATTTCGGGCAATAGCGACAAACGCCAGATGTTTGACCAAGCCCTCGAAGCCATTGCCGATGATGTAGGAATGAAAATAGGTGAAATGGAGCGTTTTATGGAAATGAGTGGCAATTTTATGGATTCTATTGATTTGCAAAACGGCGTGTTTGAAGAAGAAGGTATGAAAATGTTGGAAAAATGGGAAAAAGAAGGCGTTTCCATGTTATTGGGCAACGACAAAAACCTCTTGGTACAGCAGGGCAATTCCAGCAGTGCCGAAGTGGATTTAGATGCGCCCATTCAGCACGGCAAAAGCAGCGGCAATCAGTATTCCAAGCTGTTTGATTTTTAAGCGGCAAAGCAGGTGCCTTGTCTTTTTTATATTGTTTTTTTCACAGCGTAATTTTTTATGTTAAAAAATGATTTGCTGCTGCGTACTTTGCGCGGCGAGCCTTGCGAGCGTGTGCCGGTGTGGTTGATGCGTCAGGCGGGGCGTGTATTGCCACAATACCGCGCCTTGCGCCAAAGCCTCAGTGGTTTCAAAGAACTCCTCACCACGCCCGACCTCGCCTGCGAAGTTACCGTGCAGCCGGTGGACGAACTCGGCGTTGATGCCGCTATTATCTTCTCCGATATTCTCGTTATTCCCGAAGCAATGGGCTTGCCCTACGAAATGGTGGAAAGCCGAGGACCCAAATTTCCGCGTACCATTGCTACTGCCGCCGACCTCGCCACCTTGCACATCGCCGAAGCCGATGCCGTTGATTATACCCTCGAAGCCATTCGCCTCACCAAACGCGCCCTCAACGGCAGTGTGCCGCTACTCGGTTTTTGCGGCGCACCTTTCACCATTTACTGCTATATGGTAGAAGGCAGCGGCTCCAAAACCTTTTCCAAAGCGAAGGCACTGCTGTATCGCGAGCCGCAAACGGCGCAGCGGCTTTTGCAGATGATTACCGACTCCAGCATCAACTACCTCAAAGCGCAGGTAGCCGCCGGAGCCGATGCCGTTCAGATATTTGATTCGTGGGCGGGTGTGGCTTCGCCGGAATTGTACGAAACCTTTTCAATGCCCTATTTGCGCCAAATTGCCGCCGCCCTTGCTCCTTTGGCTCCGGTGATTTTGTTTTCGAAAGATGCCCACTTCGCCCGCCGCAGCCTCGCACAAACCGCCGCCGCCGCTATTGGTATGGACTGGACGATGGATATTGCCGAAACCCGCCGTTTGGTGGGAGACAGGGTGGTTTTGCAGGGAAATTTAGACCCCTGCGCTTTGTATGCCCCTTTGGACGAGGTGCAGAAAATGACCCGACAGATGCTGCAATCTTACGGCGGCACACGCCATATCGCCAATCTGGGACACGGCTTGTATCCTGATATTCCCTTAGATGCCGTAAAATGTTTTGTGGATACGGTGCAGCAGACGACTTTTTAGCCTTTTAACTTTGTCAAAGTTCTGAAAACTTTGACAAAGTTGGACGGGTTGAAACTGCGGTAGTTTGGGATTGTTTTTAACTTTGACAAAGTTCGAACTTTGACAAAGTTGGGCGGGTGAAGTTGGAGTAATTGCGTAATTTTTTGTTATCTTTGTACAATGCAGGGCTGCACTTCACAGTGCAGCTTTGCAGATATACCATATTTTTTTTGATACAAATAAAAAAGCAATGAATGTGATGGAAGCTAACAACGTAATGATAACAACTTTGGTGGGCTATCTTGCCAAAAAACTCAAAGGGCAGCAATCTGTACAGGATTTTTTCGGGGATTTTACAGATGCTGCCGTACATTGGATACGCCCTTTGTTTTTGAAGGAGGACAATAAATATGAAAAAATTATTGAGGATTTGATGAAAAACCCCGACAGCCCTATTAAGCAGCAACAGATAGCCACCGCCCTTGCCTCGCATTTGGAAGACCAACCGGAAAATGAAAAAAACTTGAAGGCGATGTATGAGGAGTTGCAAGAAAAGGCAAAGACGGACAAAAGCATCAACATCATCAACAGCAAAAATGTAGTGACAGGCACGATACACGCAGGTGGAAATGTTGTGATTGGTGATAACAACAATACCCACTCCCCAAATGAGTAAAATAGAAAATAGTAAAAATATCGTGACTGCCCGTATTGATGCGGGCGGCAATGTTACTGTAGGCGATACCACGGTTATTAACCTGAAAGAGGCTGCACAGTACAAAGCTATTGAGGCGGACATCAGAGAATTGGACGAGCAATTCCAAAAGATTACAGCCAAAATAGCGCGATACCCCGATGATGCGGATTTTCCGGCAGAGCTACTCCGCATAGATGAAAAGCGCAGCCAAAAACAAGCAGATTTAGAGGCTCTCAAAAAATCGGTCATCAAATTGGCGGAGGATTTCCAGCGCATACCGCTCGACACGGAACGCCTGCGCTTGGCGAAACAGCATTTTAATGCGGGCGAATTTGAGAAAGCCCGCGCCGTTTTTGATGCAGAAGTAATGGGCAGAGAATTGGACGACTTGCTGCGCGAAAAAGAACAAATAGACCAAAAAGCAAGCGAAAACCGACAAAACCTGCAAGATAAAGCCAATGAATATCTTATCCTCGCCAGCCTGACGGCAACCGATTTTAACCTGCCCGACAGATACGAAAAAACGATAACTTATTTTGAGCAATCACTACGCGCAGATAAAAATGTGGAAAACCTATTTGCTTATGCTTACTTTTTACAAAAACACAATTCCTACAAAGAAGCGCAGCCCTTGTACGAAGAAGCCTTGCAGATGTATGGAGCACTTGCCAAAGAGAACCCCGCAGCCTATTTGCCCGATGTGGCTGCTACTTTGAACAATTTGGCGGTTTTACATTCGGATAAAAATGAATTTGCGGCGGCACTTGAAAAATACGAAGAAGCCTTGCAGATAAGAAGAAGCCTTGCCAAAGAGAACCCCGCAGCGTATTTGCCTTATGTGGCTACTACTTTGAACAATTTGGCGGCTTTACATTCGGATAACAATGAATTTGCAGAGGCACTCGAAAAAGACGAAGAAGCCTTGCAGATAAGAAGATACCTTGCCCAAGACAACCCCGCAGCCTATTTGCCATACGTGGCTGGTACTTTGAACAATCTGGGCGAGTTACACAGAGTAAAAAATGACTTCAAGCAAGCAGAACCAATTTTACAAGAAGCCTTGCAGATTTATAGAGATCTTGCTAAAGCCAACCACGTAGCCTACTTGCCTGATGTAGCTACTACTTTGAACAATTTAGCGGCTTTACAATATGCTGAAAGTGAATTTGCGGCAGCACTCAAAAACTACGAAGAAGCCTTGCTGATAAGAAGAACCCTTGCCAAAGCCAACCCCGCAGCCTATTTACCCAATGTGGCGGATACTTTGAACAATTTGGCAACTTTACAACAGACTAACAATGAATTGGCGGCGGCACTCGAAAAATACGAAGAAGCCTTGCAGATAAGAAGAACCCTTGCCCAAGCGAATCCCGCAGCATATTTGCCTGATGTCGCTACTACTTTGAACAATTTGGCGGTTTTACATTCGGATAAAAATGAATTGGCAGCGGCACTCAAAAACTACGAAGAAGCCTTGCAGATGTATAGAGCACTTGCCAAAGAGAACCCCGCAGCGTATTTGCCTTATGTGGCTGGGACTTTGAACAATTTGGCTAATTTACAACAGGTTAAAAATGAATTGGCAGCGGCACTCAAAAACTACGAAGAAGCCTTGCACATAAGAAGAGCACTTGCTAAAGAGAACCCCGCAGCATATTTGCCTGATGTCGCAATGACTTTGAACAATTTGGCTAATTTACAACAGGTTAAAAATGAATTGGCAGAGGCACTCAAAAACTACGAAGAAGCCTTGCAGATTTATAGAGTACTTGCCGAAGCCAACCTTGCAGCCTACTTGCCCGCTATGGCTACTACTTTGAACAATTTGGCGGCTTTACAAAAGGCTAAAAATGAATTTGCGGCAGCACTCAAAAACTACGAAGAAGCCTTGCAGATAAGAAGATACCTTGCCCAAACGAACCCCGCAGCGTATTTGCCCGATGTCGCAATGACTTTGAACAATTTGGCGGCTTTACAACAGGCTAAAAATGAATTGGCAGAGGCAGAAGAAAAATACGAAGAAGCCTTGCAGATAAGAAGATACCTTGCCAAAGAGAACCCCGCAGCGTATTTGCCCGATGTCGCAATGACCGTAATAAACCTGAGTATTTTTTATTTACAGTCCATTCCCAACAAGGAAAAATCTATTGCTTTGGCAAGGAAAACTATTGAAATTGCACAAAATTTTCCGGAGCACTATAGGGTACAACAATATGCAATTACTGCCCTACGAGTATTACAATACAATGGGGTAGATATAGAAAAGCTGCTGAATGGCGAATAAAATAGTTTTGCTAATCGTCAGTTCAGCACTTTAACTTTGACAAAGTTCTGAAAACTTTGTCAAAGTTGGACGAGTAGTTTGGAGTTGTTTTTAACTTTGTCAAAGTTTGTACTTTGACAAAGTTGGACGGGTTGAAACTGGGGTAGTTTGGAGTTAAAAAGTTATTTTTAACTTTGTCAAAGTTTTCAGAACTTTGACAAAGTTGGACGGGTTGAAGTTGGAAATGAAAAAATAAATTTGTATATGAATAATTACAAACCATTAGCGGCAGAAAGGTTTTATCATATTTATAATAAGGGCATCAACGGCGAGGATATTTTTAAGCAGGAGCGCAATTATCGTTTCTTTTTAAGTAAATATGCTCTTTATTTATCTCCGGTTGTAGATACTTTTGCTTATTGCCTGTTGAAAAATCACTTCCATTTTCTGATTCGTGTAAAACCCCAAAAATCACTTCAAACATTTTATCTAACCAATTTTGCCAATACAAGTACACAAAAAAATAGAGCCTCTGAAGGATTACACAGCCCTGATTTTATTGTAAGCAAACAATTTGCCCGACTTTTCAGCAGCTTTACTCAAAGTATCAATAAAACAATGGGCAGAACAGGCTCTTTGGTGGAAACTCCTTTTGAGCGAAAAGAAATTGATTCGGATTTTTATTTCACACGGCTTGTTTATTATATCCACTTTAATCCGCAAAAGCACGGTTTTGTTAAAGATTTCAGAGATTATGAGTACTCTTCTTATTCAAGTCTATTGGCAGAAAAAGCAACCCGTTTGGCACGTCAGGAGGTATTAGATTGGTTTGGAAACAGAAAGCAATATGTATCTTTTCACGAACAATATTCAGATGCTAACGCTATTGAGAATTATATTATAGAATATTCTTAATGTTAGTTTTAGCCTTTTAACTTTGTCAAAGTTTTCGGAACTTTGACAAAGTTGGACGAGTAGTTTGGAGTTGTTTTTAACTTTGTCAAAGTTGGAGATAATCCATTTTAAAATCGGAGTTTTGATGAAAAGTGAGCTTGGGGAAATTCGTCTGCTCCATCTGCATTATATACGCCGAAGGCGCGAGATACACATATAAGCCGTCTTTATCCATCGCCACATATTGCGATTTTATGCGCAAAAACTCCTCCAACTGCGCCTTGTCGCCGGTGAGCCAGTAGGCTTTCACGATATTGAGGTGTTCAAAGCGGCAGTCGGCACCATATTCGTGTTCGAGGCGGTATTTAATCACATCAAATTGAAGCTCGCCCACTGTACCCACCATTTTTTTGCTTCCCTTCACCGAAGTAAACAATTGCGCCACACCCTCATCAGTGAGCTGCTCGATACCCTTTTGGAGTTGTTTGCTCTTGAGCGGGTTGGTATTGATGAGTTCTTTAAAAATTTCGGGCGAAAAGACGGGACACCGCGATACATCATTCTTTCCCCTTCGGTGAGGGTATCGCCGATTTTGAAATTGCCCGAATCGTACAGCCCCACCACATCACCCGGAAAAGCCTCATCTATTACATTTTTGCTCTGCGCCATAAAACTGGTCGGATTGCTGAAACGCATTTCTTTGTCTGAGCGCACATGATAATAAAAAGTGTTGCGCTCAAAAGTACCCGAACAGATACGCAAAAAGGCGATACGGTCGCGGTGTTTGGGGTCGAGGTTGGCGTGAATTTTAAAAATAAAACCACTGAATTTTGTTTCTTCGGGAGCTACTACGCGGGTGTCGGTTTCGCGGTGGAGGGGCGGCGGTGCGAGTTCTACGAAGGTATCCAAAAGCTCCTGTACGCCGAAATTATTCACCGCACTGCCAAAAAAAACAGGAGCCAGATTGCCCTTCCGGTAGGCTTCGGCATCAAAGGGGTCATATACCCCCTCTATCAGCTGCACATCTTCGCGCAGTTGCTCGGCGAGGCGTTTGTCTATCACCTGCTCCAATTCGGGGCTGTCGAGGTCTTGAATCCGCAGCATATCCTCCTCATCTACCAATCGCGTAGTGCCTCCGCGAAACAAATTGAGGGTTTGGTTGTAGAGCAAATACACCCCTTTAAAAGTAGCCCCAATACCGATAGCCAGCTCAGAGGCTGCACGCGGATATTGAGTTTTTCTCTAATTCGTCGAGCAAATCAAAAGGGTCTCTACCTTCGCGGTCGAGTTTATTGATGAATACCATCACGGGCGTTTGGCGCAGGCGGCACACCTCCATCAGCTTTTCGGTTTGCTCCTCCACGCCCTTCACGCAGTCAATCACCAAAATCACGCTATCTACGGCGGTGAGGGTGCGGTAGGTATCTTCGGCAAAATCTTTGTGACCGGGGGTATCCAAAATATTCACGAGCACATCGTGATACTCAAACGACATCACCGAAGTAGAAACCGAAATACCGCGTTGTTTTTCAATTTCCATAAAGTCGGAGGTAGCGGATTTTTTGATTTTGTTGGATTTCACCGCGCCCGCAATTTGGATAGCACCGCCAAAGAGGAGGAGTTTTTCGGTGAGGGTGGTTTTTCCGGCATCGGGGTGGCTGATGATACCGAAGGTGCGGCGGCGTTGGATTTCCTGAGAGAGCTTTGTAGCAGAAGACGACATATTGTGTACGGAGGTATAAAAAAAATGAAGCCGCAAAGGTAGGTATTAGTTAGCGAAAATCTAAATACTTTAAAAAAAGTAGATGTAGAGCAAATTGCAGGTAGGAAGGTGCAATTTGCAGGTATGCACCCCAACGCCGAGGGTCAAAGGGAGGACGGCGAGGGTCAAAGGGAGGACGGCGAGGGTAAAAGCGAGGACAGCGAGGGTAAAAGCGAGGACAGCGAGGGTAAAAGCGAGGACGGCGAGGGTAAAAGCGAGGACGGCGAGGGTAAAAGCGAGGACAGCGAGGGTAAAAGCGAGGACAGCGAGGGTAAAAGCGAGGACGGCGAGGTAAAAGCGAGGACGGCGGGGGTAAAAGCGAGGACGGCGAGGGTCAAAGCGAGGACGGCGAGGGTCAAAGCGAGGACGGCGAGGGTCAAAGCGAGGACGGCGAGGGTCAAAGGGAGGACGGCGAGGGTAAAAGCGAGGACAGCGAGGGTAAAAGCGAGGACGGCGAGGGTAAAAGCGAGGACAGCGAGGGTAAAAGTGAGGACGGCGAGGGTAAAGTGAGGACGGCGAGGGTAAAGTGAGGGCAGCGAGGGTAAAAGTGAGGGCGGCGAGGGTAAAAGCGAGGGCGGCGAGGGTAAAAGCGAGGGCGGCGAGGGTAAAAGCGAGGGCGGCGAGGGTAAAAGCGAGGGCGGCGAGGGTAAAAGCGAGGGCGGCGAGGGTTGAAGGGAGGACGGCGAGGGTTGAAGGGAGGACGGCGAGGGTAAAAGCGAGGACAGCGAGGGTCAAAGCGAGGACCTTGCAGGTCAAAGCGAGGACGGCGAGGGTAAAAGCGAGGACGGCGAGGGTAAAAAGCGAGGACGGCGAGGGTAAAAAGCGAGGACGGCGAGGGTCAAAGCGAGGACGGCGAGGGTCAAAGCGAGGACGGCGAGGGTCAAAGCGAGGGCGGCGAGGGTCAAAGCGAGGACGGCGAGGGTAAAAGCGAGGGCGGCGAGGGTCAAAGCGAGGACCTTGCAGGTCAAAGCGAGGACGTTGCAGGTCAAAGGGAGGAAATTGCAGGTCAAACCGAGGACGTTGCAGGTATGCACCCACAACGCCGAGGGTCAAAGCGAGGAAATTGCAGGTCAAAGCGAGGACGTTGCAGGTATGCACCCACAACGCCGAGGGCCAAAGCGAGGAAATTGCACGTCAAAGCGAGGACGTTGCAGGTATGCACCCACAACGCCGAGGGTCAAAGCGAGGAAATTGCAGGTCAAAGCGAGGACGTTGCAGGTATGCACCCCAACACCGAGGGTCAAAGGGTGCAATTTGCTCCTATACACCTGCAATTTGCTCCTTCCGGCAAAGTCGGGACTTTGTCAGAGCCTAATCTGTGGCACGTTGAAGCCTGTGGCAAAGGATTGTACTATCACTCCTGATTGAAGTATTTGACCAATTTGGTCAAAAATTATCAGGAAGGGGCTATCATTACAAAATATACAACATACCTGCAATGGTGGCAGTATATAAGCAAGCGATAGTGCCGCCCAACAGTGCTTTGATGCCCAAGGAAGAAAGATTGTCGCGCTGGTTGGGGGCTAAAGTGCCGATGCCGCCGATTTGAATACCGATAGACGAAAAATTGGCGAAGCCGCACAAAGCATAAGTTGCCATTACCAAGGTTTTTTCTTCTACAATGGTATTGGCGGCTTTCATACTGCCCAGCGACATATACGCCACAAATTCGTTGATGATGGTTTTTTCGCCCAAGAGCTGCCCCATTGATAAAATATCTACACTATTGACCCCGATAAGCCACGCCAAAGGAGCAAACAGATAGCCGAAAATGGTTTTGAGATTAAATACCTGATAGCGACCATCGGATATAGCAGCTATCCAGTCGTTGAGGTGTGTCCAGTAGCCGATTTTTTCCATTGAGTAGTTCAGTACCGCCATCAGTGCAATAAATACAATGAGCATCGCCGCCACATTTACCGCCAATTTCAAGCCGTCTGTGGTGCCGTTGGCAATGGCATCTAATACGTTGTTGCCTATTTTTTCTTTTGAAATGCTCAGGTCTTTATTCACCTGCTCATTGTCGGTTTGGGGATATAATATTTTGGCAGCAACAATGGCTGCGGGTGCCGACATAATAGATTGCGACAACATGTGCAGGGCGAAAAAATTGCGCGAAGCGGGGTCGGCACCGCCCAAAAAACCCACATACGCCGCCAATACGCTGCCCGCAGTATTTGCCATACCGCCTACCATAATGCACAATACTTCGGAGCGTGTGAGCGCACTCAGATAAGGGCGTATCATCAAAGGGGCTTCTGTTTGTCCCAAAAAGATATTGGCGGCAGTAGATACCGACTCGGAGCCTGAAATCTGATTCATCGTTTTGCTCAAGAGCCACGCAAAGAAATATACAATTTTTTGCAATACGCCCAAATAATACAGCAAAGACGACAAAGCCGAAAAGAAAATAATACTCGGCAATACCTGAATAGCAAACACATACAGCCAAGGTTCTTTTACTTTCGCCATTTCGCCAAACAAAAAGTCGGTGCCGGCATGCGATACATCTATCAGCTTCACGAAAGTCCGCGAAAGAAAATCAAATATATCGTGTACAAAACCCACTTTCAAAATCAGCAAAGCAAAAATCAACTGCATCGTTAATCCCACTCCTACCAATTTCCAGTCAATGGCTCGGCGATTGTTGCTGAATAAGTAGCAAATAGCAGTGAGCACACCAATGCCCAAAAAACCGCGTAAAATATCCATCATAATATACTAAAAAAAATAAAATGTTATAATTTAAGGCAAAAGATAGCTATTTATTTTGCATTTGTAGCCCTTAGTAGTATAATAATGAAAAAAAAGGTTTTTTTATGACTCGGCATTGTCGGCAGTTCGGCAAAAACAGTCTGTTTTTTTAAAAAAAACGATAAAAAAAACTCCGGTGCAGTGCGCCTGTGCCGGAGTTGTAGTTAGCGGATTTTGTATTGAATGTCGTAAAAAAAATACTCAACGGTCGTCTTTGCGGCGGTGGAGTTCGTCGCGCACACGGGCGGCTTGCTCGTAGGCTTCTTCATTGAGGTATTTTTCCAAGAGTTCTTGCAGGCGGTCTTCGGAGAGGCTCTCCAAACGCGACTCGTCGATGCTGCTGCGCGGGTTGCTTTCTGCGGCAGGGCGGGCTTCTTCTGCCATACCCTGACCTTCTAAGGTAATACCCGCCGACTCCAAAATAGACTCGTAGGTATAAATAGGACAACGAAAACGAACCGCCAACGCCAAGGCATCGGAAGTGCGCGAATCAATATAATGCAAGGTATTGTTGGTTTTGCATACCAATTGAGCGTAAAAAACGCCGTCTAACAAATTATTGATAATTACTTCTTTGAGTTCTATCCCAAACTCCTGCAATACATTTTTCATCAGGTCGTGTGTTAAAGGGCGCGAAGGCGACATTTTTTCCATTGACATAGCAATAGACTGGGCTTCGGCAGCCCCAATGACCACCGGCAAACGCCGCCTGCCTTCCACTTCGCTCAATACCACCGCATACGACTGCATTTGCGTAAGGCTTTGAGAAAGGCGGTCAATTTCTAATTCTATTTTTTGTGTATCCATACTGCATTAACAAATTAAAGCGACATACTGCCACAAAATTACATGTATTCTTTATATACTCTATCCTGCACGATGGATAAAAAAGATTTTCTTGTTAAAAAAGAACAACGCTGCATCTTAATACACCATTTTGAACGGTAATTGAACATCAAAAACAGCCTGCCACCCAAGGACAAGTAGATTTCGGCACATTAAATTTTTAATATTTTTTGATACCGATTGCATTTTATAAAAAAACACCTATTTTTAAAGCGTCTTTTATCTATTCATATTTCAACCACAAAAAGTTGCGCTGCTATTATGGCTTCCATTTGTTTTCATTTTCGTGCCCACCAACCCAATCGCCTCAAACCTTATACTTTTTTTGATATTGGCTACGACCATTTTTATGAAGACGACCATCTGAATAAACATTATTTAGATGTCGTTTCCGAAACCTGCTACCTGCCCCTCAACGAGCGTATGTTGCAGATGATTGAAGAACACGGCGGAGCATTTCGTTTTTCGCTGTCGTTGAGCGGCACTCTTATTGAGCAAATGGAAAACCACCGCCCCGATGTGCTGGAGTCTTTTAAAAAATTGGTGGCGAGTGGCGGCGTTGACCTCTGCGCCGAAACGTACTACCATTCTTTGGCTTCGGAGTATTCCGTTGATGAATTTGTGCGCCAAATTAAATTGCACGAAAATAAAATGATGGAGCATTTCGGCATCAAACCCAAAGTGCTGCGCAATACCGAACTTATTTATGCCAACCGTATCTCCAACCTCGCCGAAGATTTGGGCTATGTGGGTGTGCTCACCGAAGGCGTAGATTGGCACCTGAACGGCAGAAATCCGAATATGCTCTACAAAGCTCCCGGAGCCGAAAAAGTGAAGCTGCTCCTGCGCAACCACAAACTCACGGACGATATTTGCTTCCGTTTTTGTGATACCCAATGGCAGCACCACCCACTCACCGCCGAAAAATATGCCCAATGGCTCGCCGAAGCGCAAGGCGATGTGGTGAATATTTTTATGGATTACGAAACCATCGGCGAGCATCTGAAAAAAGAAACCGGTATTTTTGATTTCTTGCTGTGGCTGCCGCGCCACGCCCTCAAATACGGCAATGTGGATTTTAAAACCGTGTCGGAAGTGGCAAGCGACTACCGTGTAAAAGGCATTTATGATATTTTGTACCCCATTTCGTGGTCTGATGCCCA from Sphingobacteriales bacterium harbors:
- the hemE gene encoding uroporphyrinogen decarboxylase — encoded protein: MLKNDLLLRTLRGEPCERVPVWLMRQAGRVLPQYRALRQSLSGFKELLTTPDLACEVTVQPVDELGVDAAIIFSDILVIPEAMGLPYEMVESRGPKFPRTIATAADLATLHIAEADAVDYTLEAIRLTKRALNGSVPLLGFCGAPFTIYCYMVEGSGSKTFSKAKALLYREPQTAQRLLQMITDSSINYLKAQVAAGADAVQIFDSWAGVASPELYETFSMPYLRQIAAALAPLAPVILFSKDAHFARRSLAQTAAAAIGMDWTMDIAETRRLVGDRVVLQGNLDPCALYAPLDEVQKMTRQMLQSYGGTRHIANLGHGLYPDIPLDAVKCFVDTVQQTTF
- a CDS encoding tetratricopeptide repeat protein; translated protein: MSKIENSKNIVTARIDAGGNVTVGDTTVINLKEAAQYKAIEADIRELDEQFQKITAKIARYPDDADFPAELLRIDEKRSQKQADLEALKKSVIKLAEDFQRIPLDTERLRLAKQHFNAGEFEKARAVFDAEVMGRELDDLLREKEQIDQKASENRQNLQDKANEYLILASLTATDFNLPDRYEKTITYFEQSLRADKNVENLFAYAYFLQKHNSYKEAQPLYEEALQMYGALAKENPAAYLPDVAATLNNLAVLHSDKNEFAAALEKYEEALQIRRSLAKENPAAYLPYVATTLNNLAALHSDNNEFAEALEKDEEALQIRRYLAQDNPAAYLPYVAGTLNNLGELHRVKNDFKQAEPILQEALQIYRDLAKANHVAYLPDVATTLNNLAALQYAESEFAAALKNYEEALLIRRTLAKANPAAYLPNVADTLNNLATLQQTNNELAAALEKYEEALQIRRTLAQANPAAYLPDVATTLNNLAVLHSDKNELAAALKNYEEALQMYRALAKENPAAYLPYVAGTLNNLANLQQVKNELAAALKNYEEALHIRRALAKENPAAYLPDVAMTLNNLANLQQVKNELAEALKNYEEALQIYRVLAEANLAAYLPAMATTLNNLAALQKAKNEFAAALKNYEEALQIRRYLAQTNPAAYLPDVAMTLNNLAALQQAKNELAEAEEKYEEALQIRRYLAKENPAAYLPDVAMTVINLSIFYLQSIPNKEKSIALARKTIEIAQNFPEHYRVQQYAITALRVLQYNGVDIEKLLNGE
- a CDS encoding NupC/NupG family nucleoside CNT transporter, whose translation is MMDILRGFLGIGVLTAICYLFSNNRRAIDWKLVGVGLTMQLIFALLILKVGFVHDIFDFLSRTFVKLIDVSHAGTDFLFGEMAKVKEPWLYVFAIQVLPSIIFFSALSSLLYYLGVLQKIVYFFAWLLSKTMNQISGSESVSTAANIFLGQTEAPLMIRPYLSALTRSEVLCIMVGGMANTAGSVLAAYVGFLGGADPASRNFFALHMLSQSIMSAPAAIVAAKILYPQTDNEQVNKDLSISKEKIGNNVLDAIANGTTDGLKLAVNVAAMLIVFIALMAVLNYSMEKIGYWTHLNDWIAAISDGRYQVFNLKTIFGYLFAPLAWLIGVNSVDILSMGQLLGEKTIINEFVAYMSLGSMKAANTIVEEKTLVMATYALCGFANFSSIGIQIGGIGTLAPNQRDNLSSLGIKALLGGTIACLYTATIAGMLYIL
- a CDS encoding bifunctional nuclease family protein, with protein sequence MDTQKIELEIDRLSQSLTQMQSYAVVLSEVEGRRRLPVVIGAAEAQSIAMSMEKMSPSRPLTHDLMKNVLQEFGIELKEVIINNLLDGVFYAQLVCKTNNTLHYIDSRTSDALALAVRFRCPIYTYESILESAGITLEGQGMAEEARPAAESNPRSSIDESRLESLSEDRLQELLEKYLNEEAYEQAARVRDELHRRKDDR
- a CDS encoding alpha-amylase; this encodes MASICFHFRAHQPNRLKPYTFFDIGYDHFYEDDHLNKHYLDVVSETCYLPLNERMLQMIEEHGGAFRFSLSLSGTLIEQMENHRPDVLESFKKLVASGGVDLCAETYYHSLASEYSVDEFVRQIKLHENKMMEHFGIKPKVLRNTELIYANRISNLAEDLGYVGVLTEGVDWHLNGRNPNMLYKAPGAEKVKLLLRNHKLTDDICFRFCDTQWQHHPLTAEKYAQWLAEAQGDVVNIFMDYETIGEHLKKETGIFDFLLWLPRHALKYGNVDFKTVSEVASDYRVKGIYDILYPISWSDAQRDLSSWNGNAMQDEALTKLYSMEYDVKASGDQDLLHVWGKLQTSDHFYYICTKPWGGTTVNEYFSPYSSAYEGYIYYMNALADLEITVNDKKTQAGGTWQNAPEADVTPPAAEKVRRAAAHREKRTQLAAAPPTEQATQPKTAKPKQPKTLQIIDIKGIGKVYDTYLKEIGITTLDALIKMKKQQWNELEKKEKGITEKAEHEQWIEQAKKLLKS